The DNA segment TTCATGTATAATATCTTACATAAAGTCTATCATAGTGTACGCAGTTATGCGAATAGATTATTTGGGGGAATTATGGACATTATTTGGTATATATTTGATATGATTGGCACCATTGCCTTTGCTGTATCCGGTGCACTCGTTGGGGTATCCCGGAAGATGGATATATTTGGTATGACTGTCCTTGCATTGGCTACTGCTATTGGTGGTGGTATTGTACGGGACGTGTTGCTCGGCTATTTTCCGCCGAATTCATTGCGAAATATAGTGTATGTTACCGTTGTTTTAGTGGTAACTGTTATCGTGTTCTTGATTTATAACAGCCGATATCGCAAGCATGCGATGGGACCTCGTAGTCGAGCTAGTTACTTGTTGGCCGATGCGTTAGGATTAGCATCATTTACCGTAACAGGTGCTTCGGCAGGTTTTAAACTCTATCCAGAGTTGCCTATCTTTATTGTGTTGCTCGGTACAATCACTGCTGTTGGTGGCGGTATTATCCGCGATATGTTGGCGCAACGCATCCCATCTGTTTTGAAAGAGGATGTATATGCCTTGCCTAGTATTATTGGAGGCATCGTTTATTATCTTATGGTTACATCGAGTTGGGACAATATGGCCGTATATGGTGCTTTCACAGTAGTACTCGTTATCCGTCTACTGGCCCTCAAGTACAATTGGAGTCTGCCTAAGGTAGGAAAAACCAAGCCGGTTGCGAAATAATAGTCAAATGATATAATTATACTATTGAGCATATGAACATTTCATAAAAGTGTCAGAAAAAGAGAGTATTATAAAACAGTTAATTTCGCGAGTCGGGAGTACTCGCTACACAGAAGGAGATTTGATTTATGACGAATAAATGGTTGAAAGTAGCACTTATGGCAGCAGCCATCGCTACTGGTACATCTATTAAAATTGATGCGGAAACCGTGTTGTATGTACCTCAAGATGATCGCCCTGTAAGCTTACAATATACTGTAGATACAGCTCGCGAAGCAGGTATGACTATATTGACACCACCTCAGAACTTGATTTCTGGTAAGAATTACCAAGGTCAAGCAGATCAAATCATGGCTTGGGTTGAACAAAATGCAGGTCGTGCTGATGTGATGGTATTGAGTACAGATACGCTTATTTATGGTGGTCTTGTAGACTCTCGTAAACACAACATTCCACTTACTACATTGGAAAGCCGTTTAAAACGTATTGAATCCTTAAAAGCTCGTAATAAAAAGGTGCGTATTTATGGTTTTGGCACTGTAATGCGTTCTCCACGTGCTAGTGGGGGCGGCACTGAACCAGCTTATTATGCGGAATACGGTCCTACTATCTTCCAAATTGCAGCATTGCAAGATAAATTAGACTCTGGCTCCTTAACACAAGAGGAAACTCAAAAATTGATGAGCTTACAAGCCTCTGTTCCTGTAGAATATTTACAAGACTGGTTTGACCGCCGTCAAAAAAATATGAAAATCAACAAAGAGTTGATCGACGAAACTCGTAGCGGTGTATTCGATTACTTTGCATTGGGCCATGATGATACATCTCAATTGTCCCAATCTGCATTAGAAGGTCGTTACTTAAGTAAATACTCTAAGGATATTCCTGCTGAGAAATATGGTAGCTTCCCTGGTGCCGACCAACTTGGGCTCTTGTTGATGGCTCGTTCTCGTACAGATGAAAGTACAGAAAAACCTACATTCTCTGTAATTTACCCACTCGGTGGTGGCGGCAAAACATTGCCAGGTTACGAAGACCAAACGATTGATAAAACAATTGCTCAACACGTTGAGGCCGTAGGTGGCACTATGGTGACACAAGGTAAACCAACTGTGTTGTTAGCAGTAAATACACCACTTACTACAAGCACTGGTGAATCTGAAAGCTTCGAGAACTTCCCGATGATTTCTAATTCTACAAATGCTTTTGTAGATCGAATTCAACAAGCTGTTGATTCTGGTGTAAACGTAAGCGTTGCTGATATTGCCTATAACAATGGTGCGGACAATACATTAGTATCTGCTATGTACAAACGTGATATGTTATACAAAATCGGTGCGTACAATGGTTGGAATACCGCAAGTAATACGGTAGGCTACGCCATTGCGCAAGGGGTATTGCTCAAAACTATGAGCCCAGAAGGTCACCGCAAAATGTTGACTCAACAATATTTGGATAACTGGGCGTACCAAGCAAATATCCGCAAAGATATTTACCGTATGCAAGACTCTATTCGCACAGATAATGTGCGTTATTCTGGTGAGTTAAATGAACGTCTTGAAAGCTACTTAGGCGAACGAATTCAAGACTTCGCTGAAAAATATCTCAAAATCGATCCTCGTACAGTAAAAGCTACATTCCCTTGGGGTCGTCTATTCGAAACAGATATCACTGTTTACGACAAACCAGTGGTACCTCTTGAAAAAGAATTGCGCTTGAAACGTGAAGCAGAAGCGAAAGCTAAAGCTGAGGCAGAAGCTAAGGCTAAGGCTGAAGAAGCAGCTAAAGCGAATGGTCAAGCTGCGCCAGTACAACCTGCTCAACCAGCAAAGACAACAGCTGCTCAAACTATATCATCTGTAATTCCAGTAGTTAAACAACCGGCTACAACATCTCAAGGTCCACGCCTTGTGCCAACACCTGCAGTTGTACCTGGTCAATAATGAATAGGGAATGGACATGAAAAAAGCATTTTTACCGGAAATTACATATATGCGTGGACTCTGTATGCTCGGTGTTATCGGCATTCATGTAGGTTCTTACGCATTACAAAATCCTTTTGTAAATTTAGAACTCATTAGCGTCTTAGAAATTCTATCACGCTTTGGAGTACCAGCATTTTTCTTCCTCTCTGCATTTGGATTGTTCTACCATACATCTGTAGAGGAACCATTCTCATATAAGGAATTTATGCACCGCCGTATTCAGGTGGTGCTATTTCCATATATTACGTGGTCCATATTTTATTTGCTCTACACAGGACTAACGGCGCATAATCTAGGGAATTTACATCCTGGACCATTGGCTGTAAATCTATTATTTGGTACGTCTATGTATCATTTATACTTTATGGTTATCCTCTTATGGTTCTACGTGATGATGCCGCTATGGCGAGCTATGGTGAAAGTCATCTTAAAACGCCCTGTATTTTGGATGGTTCTATTATTTATCATTCAAGTTGGCATCGATTATGTTTCGTCTTACATGCTCGGCCGGTGGGTAACAGAACACCTCAGCAATAATCCTGTCTTGAAATATCTCTTTGATATGAGACTTAATTATTGGGTTATCCATTATGTGTGGATATTCCTGTTGGGGGCTGTATGTGCTGAGCGCTATGAAACGGTATGCGAATACATGTGGCGCTATCGTTACTTATTAGGTGTTAGTGCGGTAGGCTCTATTTTGTTGATGCTTGGATCCTACTACTATGTCATGGATGTATGGCATTATACAGTGCTTGAAGC comes from the Veillonella dispar genome and includes:
- a CDS encoding acyltransferase, with product MDMKKAFLPEITYMRGLCMLGVIGIHVGSYALQNPFVNLELISVLEILSRFGVPAFFFLSAFGLFYHTSVEEPFSYKEFMHRRIQVVLFPYITWSIFYLLYTGLTAHNLGNLHPGPLAVNLLFGTSMYHLYFMVILLWFYVMMPLWRAMVKVILKRPVFWMVLLFIIQVGIDYVSSYMLGRWVTEHLSNNPVLKYLFDMRLNYWVIHYVWIFLLGAVCAERYETVCEYMWRYRYLLGVSAVGSILLMLGSYYYVMDVWHYTVLEAIYTVHQMSPMGVLYTGLGTLFSLFLFQTLPMNATMESTWSEIGDKSYGIYLAHPFWLLIISGVMAKYNLLYTVVNVLAMYAMALGLSYLTAVTLNHVPKPLRKFILGH
- a CDS encoding DUF4127 family protein, which encodes MTNKWLKVALMAAAIATGTSIKIDAETVLYVPQDDRPVSLQYTVDTAREAGMTILTPPQNLISGKNYQGQADQIMAWVEQNAGRADVMVLSTDTLIYGGLVDSRKHNIPLTTLESRLKRIESLKARNKKVRIYGFGTVMRSPRASGGGTEPAYYAEYGPTIFQIAALQDKLDSGSLTQEETQKLMSLQASVPVEYLQDWFDRRQKNMKINKELIDETRSGVFDYFALGHDDTSQLSQSALEGRYLSKYSKDIPAEKYGSFPGADQLGLLLMARSRTDESTEKPTFSVIYPLGGGGKTLPGYEDQTIDKTIAQHVEAVGGTMVTQGKPTVLLAVNTPLTTSTGESESFENFPMISNSTNAFVDRIQQAVDSGVNVSVADIAYNNGADNTLVSAMYKRDMLYKIGAYNGWNTASNTVGYAIAQGVLLKTMSPEGHRKMLTQQYLDNWAYQANIRKDIYRMQDSIRTDNVRYSGELNERLESYLGERIQDFAEKYLKIDPRTVKATFPWGRLFETDITVYDKPVVPLEKELRLKREAEAKAKAEAEAKAKAEEAAKANGQAAPVQPAQPAKTTAAQTISSVIPVVKQPATTSQGPRLVPTPAVVPGQ
- a CDS encoding trimeric intracellular cation channel family protein, with protein sequence MDIIWYIFDMIGTIAFAVSGALVGVSRKMDIFGMTVLALATAIGGGIVRDVLLGYFPPNSLRNIVYVTVVLVVTVIVFLIYNSRYRKHAMGPRSRASYLLADALGLASFTVTGASAGFKLYPELPIFIVLLGTITAVGGGIIRDMLAQRIPSVLKEDVYALPSIIGGIVYYLMVTSSWDNMAVYGAFTVVLVIRLLALKYNWSLPKVGKTKPVAK